In a genomic window of Vigna angularis cultivar LongXiaoDou No.4 chromosome 6, ASM1680809v1, whole genome shotgun sequence:
- the LOC108343235 gene encoding uncharacterized protein LOC108343235, which translates to MTSRKSDNPHSGDGASPGKIFIGGLAKETTLETFVNYFEKYGEITDSVIMKDRQTGRPRGFGFITYADPSVVDQVIQENHIISGKQVEIKRTIPKGSSQANDFKTKKIFVGGIPTSVSEDEFKNFFSKYGKVVEHEIIRDHTTKRSRGFGFIVFDSEKVVDNILADGNMIDMAGTQVEIKKAEPKKSSNPASLAPFASDSRARSYNDGFSGFGDSYGSFGGSGYGPGSYRSLGGGFGGRLGDYGGYGAGDDFGGSFGGYGGGGAGGYAGFRGESSFGYSSRYGSYMGGLGTGYGNSGLSAYGRGVGGYGSYGGPGTGGGYETGPAAGYGGAGGGGVYPSRGSYGGSSRYHPYTR; encoded by the exons ATGACTTCCAGAAAATCCGACAACCCCCACTCTGGCGACGGCGCAAGTCCCGG GAAAATCTTCATCGGAGGGTTAGCCAAAGAAACCACCCTAG AAACGTTTGTGAATTACTTCGAAAAGTATGGCGAGATAACGGACTCCGTTATCATGAAGGACCGTCAAACGGGTCGACCCAGGGGGTTCGGGTTCATCACCTATGCGGATCCCTCCGTCGTTGACCAAGTCATTCAGGAGAACCACATCATCAGCGGCAAGCAG GTTGAAATCAAGAGGACCATTCCCAAGGGTTCGTCGCAGGCTAATGACTTCAAAACCAAGAAAATCTTCGTCGGCGGTATTCCAACATCAGTATCTGAAG ATGAGTTCAAGAACTTCTTCTCCAAGTATGGGAAGGTGGTAGAGCATGAGATTATACGGGACCACACCACAAAGCGATCAAGGGGGTTCGGCTTTATAGTATTTGATAGTGAAAAGGTTGTGGATAATATTTTGGCAGATGGGAACATGATTGATATGGCTGGTACTCAG GTTGAGATCAAGAAGGCTGAACCAAAGAAATCCTCAAACCCAGCTTCTCTTGCTCCGTTTGCTAGTGACTCTAGGGCACGTTCTTACAATGATGGATTCAGTGGATTTGGTGATTCTTATGGAAGTTTTGGCGGAAGTGGGTATGGTCCTGGTTCTTATAGGTCACTTGGTGGAGGGTTTGGGGGTAGGCTTGGTGATTATGGTGGGTATGGGGCCGGAGATGACTTTGGTGGTAGTTTTGGGGGctatggtggtggtggtgctgGGGGCTATGCTGGCTTTCGAGGAGAATCATCATTTGGCTACTCTAGTCGCTACGGATCGTACATGGGTGGTCTTGGTACTGGTTATGGCAACAGTGGGTTAAGTGCATATGGACGAGGTGTTGGGGGCTATGGGAGCTATGGTGGTCCAGGAACTGGTGGGGGCTATGAAACAGGCCCGGCTGCTGGTTATGGTGGAGCTGGAGGTGGTGGAGTGTATCCCAGTAGGGGAAGCTATGGTGGCAGTAGTCGTTACCATCCATACACAAGATAG